The following are encoded together in the Clostridium sp. BJN0013 genome:
- the ispF gene encoding 2-C-methyl-D-erythritol 2,4-cyclodiphosphate synthase, with the protein MRIGLGYDVHKLAYNIPLILGGVNISFNKGLVGHSDADVLVHAIMDALLGATSLGDIGKHFPDSDMKYKNISSLKLLHYVSNLIRNKGYSIGNIDSTIIAEEPKLSPYIPEMRLNIAKTLKVDISIISVKATTEEGLGFTGKKKGIAAQSICLLYNNSKQTIDF; encoded by the coding sequence ATGAGAATTGGACTTGGCTATGACGTACATAAACTAGCTTATAACATACCTCTTATATTAGGTGGTGTAAATATTTCTTTTAATAAGGGATTAGTTGGACATTCTGATGCTGATGTACTTGTTCATGCAATAATGGATGCTCTATTAGGAGCTACATCTTTAGGAGATATAGGAAAACATTTTCCCGATAGTGATATGAAATACAAAAATATCTCCAGCCTTAAATTATTACATTACGTATCAAATCTAATAAGAAACAAAGGATATTCTATAGGCAATATAGATTCCACTATAATAGCTGAAGAGCCCAAATTATCTCCTTATATACCTGAAATGAGACTAAATATAGCTAAAACTTTAAAAGTAGATATATCTATAATAAGTGTAAAAGCTACTACTGAGGAAGGTCTGGGATTTACAGGTAAAAAAAAGGGAATAGCTGCTCAAAGCATATGCTTATTATATAATAATTCAAAACAAACTATAGATTTTTAA
- a CDS encoding DUF1836 domain-containing protein, which translates to MLILDERRFGIEYINKIAKNISDNNIIPYEDLPRYDLFLSQVTDYLNDKFKGEKYTNNIVQNYIKNEVISRPEDGKKRGYTKVHLVQLILLSYMRPILTTEEIKKVFRLAFNEINNGEDDIISWENAYKIFSDLQQDSFKNLIEKEYLNESKFQNMVKDMNLKIHEEEKIMVFFMVMSLICQASAIKKLVQNIVNNYEEK; encoded by the coding sequence ATGTTAATATTGGATGAACGTAGATTTGGAATAGAATATATAAATAAGATTGCTAAAAACATATCAGATAATAATATAATACCTTATGAAGACTTGCCAAGATATGATCTATTTTTATCTCAGGTAACAGATTATTTAAATGATAAATTTAAAGGAGAAAAGTATACTAATAATATAGTGCAAAATTATATAAAGAATGAAGTTATATCTAGACCAGAAGACGGAAAAAAAAGAGGTTATACCAAAGTTCATTTAGTTCAGCTTATTTTATTAAGTTATATGAGGCCTATATTAACTACAGAGGAGATAAAAAAAGTATTTAGGTTAGCTTTTAATGAAATAAATAATGGAGAAGACGATATAATATCTTGGGAAAACGCCTATAAGATATTTTCTGACTTACAGCAAGATAGCTTTAAAAACTTAATCGAAAAAGAATATCTTAATGAAAGTAAATTTCAAAATATGGTAAAAGATATGAATTTAAAAATTCATGAAGAAGAAAAAATAATGGTTTTTTTTATGGTCATGTCTTTAATTTGTCAGGCAAGTGCAATTAAAAAGTTGGTTCAAAATATAGTAAATAATTATGAAGAAAAATAA